ATGCGATGCGAGGTGGGTAGGCCCACAGGAGCTTCGTTTGTCAGGTCGGCTTCAGCGGGGTCTGGATGCCGATTTGACCCAATGCCCCGACCTCGGCCCCGTCTTGGCTGCGCTTTCAGCCCTGGCCCCGGGTCCCTCGGAGCTGCGCGGTCTGCAGACGCTGCCCCTGAAAGAATGCGACCGGCTGGAGGCCTCCGCCGATCTGGTGCGTTGGCTGGGGGGCGAGGCCCAAGTCATCGGAGACCACACCCTGCGGATCCAGCCCGGAACGCCCGCCCGGAACCGCCGCCCCTTTGACCCCCGCAATGACCACCGCATGGCCTTCGCCGCCGCTGTGGGTGCCCTCCAATGGGGCGGAGATCTCCTCGATTCCCACTGTGTCGCCAAGACCTTTCCTGATTTTTGGGAGGTTTGGCACTGCATGCTCGCATGCTGAGGGCGGCCTGGTTGGGAGACTGGAAGGCCCCCTGGGGCCTGGACCGGGGCCGCCGCTGGGGCGATCCGGCCTGGGCCCTGGCCGCCATCGCCCAGGCCTGGCTGCTCGGCGGGCGGGAGGGCCGCTGGCCCCGCCTTGAACTAGAGGCCCGCCGACCCCACGGCCCACACGTGCTGGCTCACCCTTCCACGTTCGGCCCTCATCCGGATTCCGCGTGGGTGGCGCGCCTCCGCCATGGCAGCGCAGCCGTGGACGCCAACCTGCGTGGCTCCCAGGAGGACGAGCTCCTGGCCTGGGCCTGGGAGGCCCTGCTGGAGGGCGACGGAGATCCCTGGATGGCCGCCGGCTCCGTCATCCTGGACCTGCCCCAGCGCCTCCGGTGGGTGGCCGTCCTCGGAGCGGTGGACGAGACAGGCGCCCTTCACCTCCCTCCCTTCCTGGATCTGATTCCACCAGAATGGCGCACACTGCCGCCGGGCTGGTGGGAGACGCTTTTGAGATCCCAGGATGCCGACGGGCACCTTCTCCCAGAAGGTGGGCTCGACCCGGCGCTGCCATGGGCCCTCCTGCAGCTCCATTCGGAGCCGTTGGTGCTGAAGGCCCTTCCCGAAGAACTGAAATCCCATGAACCCGCCCCCTGGCTCGTTCAATCCATCGCAGGCACATGGATGGTATCGCCCAAGATCCGCGCCTGGTCCCGGGGTTTAGGCGCCTCACCGAAAGGCCTCGTCGGCATCATCCCCCAGGGCCTGGGCACGGGCCATCCCCCTGACGAGAATCTTGCCGCCATCCTGGAGCTGCGTCTGCCCCCCAAACCACCCGCAGGATGGGAGGCTGCCCTGGAGGCCGACCTTCAGGAACGAGTCGAACGGCCGGACCTCCCTCCCCCATCCGGGCATGCCACCTGGGACCGCCTCCGCATGCGCTGGGGAGGTGAACCCGCGCCAAACAGCCCGGGCTATCCAAATTGGGGCACAGTCGCCCATCCCTGCGCTGATCCCTTCCATTGGATGGCTCAGGGAAAGTTGGCGATAGAGGTATGTCAGTCTCCAGTCGCCCTTCGTGCATTTGCCCTCGCCTATGTTCATTTCAATCGATTAGGTGCAGCTGAGTGGGCTTCCCGGGCTGCTTCCAATGCCGCCATCACAGCCCTCAATTGGGCTGATCTTAAGGCTCACCATAGATGGGCAATTCTTCGTGGCCCTTTACCACAGCCATGGCATGACCTCGAAACAGCATTGCTTGTTGAGATGAACCATGGGCCTGATGAGGCCTTGGATTATGCACAAAAGTTGATTAATTCTCACTCGGATTTTGATGAAGCATGGGGACTCCTCGCGAGCCTTGGCGCGGACCTCGAACTCTGGGATGTGGTTCGCGACTGCCTCCCCCACGTCCAACACCATCCCTACGCGCGCTTTCTCGAGGCAGCCCTCGGCCCCCTAGTCGAAGGTCCACCCGAGGACGCGGACCCGGAGACCCGCATCAGCTGGGAGGCTCATCGGCTTTATCGCGGTTTAGGCAGTCCGGAGGCCTTTTGGCGAGCCTGGGAGGATTGCCCCACCCAGATCATGAGGTTGGAACTGGGACTGCAGGTTCTGGAACGTCGGGCGGACCAGCGGCTGGCCCAACACCTGTTGGCGCTTCAGGTCATTGCCGATCGGGCCCAATCGCCTCGGCACCAACGGCGCCTGGGAGAGCTTTGGCCTCATACAGACACGGCGTCCGCACCCACAACCGCCTTGCTGGTGGATGGGTGGCTGGCCCAGCGCGGCCTTCCGACCTGGATCGCCTGGGAGGAGAAGGGCGCCCTGCATACGCTCGGCGCCGGGGATCCACCCCCCGAAGGCACCCTCAGTCGGCTGGCGAAGGATGGCAGCCTTGCTCCCTTCCTGCAGAACGGGTGGGTGTGGCGAGGCCACCCACTGTTCTGGGAGGGATGTCCGGTGGGGGCTGTGTTGCTGGGCCAACGCCCGGATACGCCTCCAGTTCCCCCCTCGGAACCCCTGCTCCTCGCGCCTTGGATCTCGGACCTGCGCGCCCAGCGACCCTCCGCCTCCCCTCTTGATCCGGGCCTTCTGCTGACAGACGGCAGCGACCCCATGGCCAGTGTGCTTCGAGAGTTGGACCGGGTGGCGGGATCAGAGCTGCCGGTATTAATCCTGGGCCCCACGGGCAGCGGCAAGGAACTGGCAGCTGGCGAGGTCCACCAACGCTCGGGACGCCAGGGGCCCCTAGTGGCCGTCAATTGTTCCGCCTTCGCCGAAGGCCTGCTGGAATCAGAGCTCTTCGGCCATGTGAAGGGCGCCTTCACGGATGCCCACCGGGACCGGCGCGGCGCCATCGAGATGGCCAGGGGCGGCACACTGTTCCTGGATGAGGTGGCGGACCTGTCGCCGCGACTGCAGTCCCTGCTTTTGCGGGTGCTCCAGGAGCGGGAAATCCGCCGGGTGGGATCGGACCATGCCGTGAAGGTGGATGTGCGGTTCGTGGCGGCCACCCACCGCCCCATGGAGGATCTGGCCGCAGCCGGATCCTTCCGGCGGGATCTGCTCTTCCGGTTGCAGGGTGCTGTTCTGAACCTGCCCGCCCTGTGCGAGCGGCGCCATGAATTCCCTTTTCTCCTGCCCCATCTCACGCTCCGGGCCGCCGAAGCGGTGAAACGACCGGTACCGGCCCTGGCACCGGGGCTGGCACAGGCGCTGTCCCGCCTCCCCTGGCCTGGCAATGTGCGGGAGCTGCTGCACGCCCTCGAACGGGCCATCCTCCGCTGCGAGGATGGCGCCCTGCGGCCGAGGCATTTTCCTGAGCTCGACGTGCCCCTGCTTCAGTCCCGCACCTGGGACGAAGCCACCCGCACCTTCCAGCGGCGCCTGCTGCTGGACACCCTGCAGGCCTGCCAGTTCCGCGTGGCCGAGGCGGCCGAGATCCTCGGCCTCGCCCGACCGGCGCTCTACGCCACCGCCAAGCGGCTGGGCATCGACCTGGTGGCCGAACGCCTAGCCAAGCCCTAAGGCTGATATAAAGGGGCCTACAACCGACGTCCAAAACTGCGGTCGAGATCCTCCAGCGTCAGCTTCTTGATAATGGGCCGCCCATGGGGACAGGTGTTGGGCACCTCGCAGGCCAGCAGGTCGCGGATGAGGCCCAGGGCCAGTTCCGGGGGCAGGCCGTGATGCTTCTTGATGGCGGCGCGGCAGGCCAACTCGGCGTTGAGATCGCGACGGAAAGCATCCAGATCGATACGGCCCTCCCGTTCCAGGCGCTCCAGCAGATCCTCCAATAGGGCCTGGGGATCACGGTCTACGAGAAAATCGGGAAGGCCCCGCACCACCAGCGCATCCGAACCAAAGGGCTCGGCATCCACGCCCGCGGCGGCCAGTTCGGCCAGGAAGGGCCCCAGCCGCGCCAGGGCCTCGGGGCCCACCTGCACCACCTGGGGCGGCAGCAGGGGCTGGATGGCAGGGGCGTGGCGGCGCAGGAACAGCCGCTCAAAGAGCACCCGCTCATGGGCCACATGCTGATCCACGATCCAGAGTTCGGGGCCCTGGCTGCCGTGGATTTCCGCCAACAGGTAGGTCTGCTGGAAGGCGCCCAGGTAGCGGATGTCCGTCTCCTGACGGGTGGATTCGGCCACACGCGAGGGCGTGGGCTCATAGGTGTAGGCGCGGTCGACGGGCGAAGCCGGAAACGCCGAGGCCAGGGCCTGGTAGGCGCCCAGGCCGCCACCCGAATGATCCGACCAGAGCCGCGGATGCTGGGGTTCCATCCGGCGGGAGGGATCCAGCTCGAACTCCGCGTCCAGCGGTTTGGGCGGCAGCTCCAGCACCGAGGCCAGGCCGCCCCGCAGCTTGGCCCAGGCTTCTTCGGCGGCGCCCCGCACCCAAGCGAACACGCGCTGGGGCTCGCGGAAGCGCACTTCGGCCTTGGTGGGGTGCACGTTCACGTCCACCGCTTCGGGTGGCAATTCCAGAAAGAGCACTGCCGCTGGGTACGAGCCCTTGGCGAAGGTACCGGACCAGGCCTCTGACAGCGCGGCCAGCAGCAGCCGATCCCGCACGGCCCGCCCATTCACGAAGAGGTAGAGGTGGTTGCGGTCGCGAAAACTCAGATCCGGCGGCGAGACAAAGCCCTGCAGCTGCCAGGGGCGCTCGCCATTCACAAAGGGCACCAGGCGGCCCAGCTTCTCGCCCAGCAGGGGCGCCAGGCGGTGGCCCGCGTCTTCCACCGGAGGCAACACCAGCGGTGAACCCCGGTCGGGCCGGATGGTCCAGTGGACGCCGGGCGAGCTGAGTGCGAGGCGCGCCACCACGCCCCAGAGCTGCGCGTGCTCGGTGTCGGTGGATTTCAGGAAGCGCCGCCGCGCCGGGAGCTGGGCGAAAAGATCCCGCACCGACACCGTGGTACCCCGGCTCCGCGTGGCCGGCGCAACGCCCTTGATGACGCCAAATTCCGAACGCAAACAGTGGCCAGCCCCTTCGGATTCGGCACTGGTCAGATCAAAGCGGCTCACGCTGGCGATGCTGGGCAGGGCCTCGCCCCGGAAGCCGAAGGTGCCCAGATGCCCGAGATCTTCCGCTGTGCGCACCTTGCTGGTGGCATGGCGTTCCAGAGCCAGGTAGAGGTCATCCCGGGCCATGCCCGAGCCATCGTCGGCCACTTCCAGCAGCCGTTTGCCGCCCTCTTCCCAGGCCACCTCGATGTGGCGGGCATCAGCATCCAAGGCGTTCTCCACCAGCTCCTTGAGCACGGAAGAGGGCCGCTCCACCACCTCTCCGGCGGCGATCTGGTTGGCCACTTGGTCGGAGAGAATCCTGATGCGGGACATGCCTATGAAACTATCAGCTCTCGGAATGAGCAGGGCAGTCCGGCAAACTTAAGGGCATGTCCCCCCGACTCCTCCTGCCCTGTTTCGCGCTCCTGCCCGTCCTCGTGCAGGCCGCCCCGCACACCCAGGCCCCTGATGCGCCCTGGCTCACCTTCACCACCGCCCACTACCGCATCCACTGCCCCAAAGCCTTCGAAACGTTCGGCCGAGACGTGGCCGGGCGGGTCGAAGGCATCCACGCCCAGTACCTCGATCTGATCGGCTATGTCCATGACAAGCCCATCGACATCCTGATCCTGGATCCGGTCATGGACTCCAATGGCATGGCCTTCCCTTTCTTCGACCGGCCCCACGTGGTGCTCTGGAAGACGGAACCCGAGGCCGATTCCGTCATCGGCCATCACCGGGGCTGGGCCGAACTGCTCCTCACCCACGAGCTGGGCCACATGCACCACCTGCTGCGCCCCACCCGGAATCCCGGTCTGTGGGAGCGCTGGTCCGCCGTCGTGGGGCCCATCCCCAGGAAGGCTCCCCGCTGGGTGATCGAAGGCTATGCCACGGTGATCGAAGGCAAGCTCACGGGCAGCGGGCGCCCCCACAGCGCGTTTCGGGCCGCCATCCTGCGTCAGTGGGCCCTGGAGGGCAAGTTGCCCACCTACGAAGCCCTCAGCGGTTCGGGCGGCTTCATGGGCGGCAGCATGGCCTACCTGGGCGGCAGCGCCTATCTGGCATGGCTGGAGGGCCAGGCCAAGGATCCGCGCATCCTCCAAACGCTTTGGACGCGCCTTGCAGGCAAGCGCGGCTTCGACGCAGCCTTCCTGGCCACCTTCGGCTTCGGCCCCAGGGATGGCTACCAGCGGTTCTGCGCCGAGCTGACCCACACGGCGCTGGAGCTCGAACGCCGGGCCAAGGCCGAAGGGCTGCGGGAAGGCGAACTGGTCACCCAGTTGAACGGCATGGCCACGGATCTGTCCGTCAGTCCGGACGGTTCGAAGCTGCTGGCCCGGGTGCTGGATCCCGAGAAGCCCGGCCTCTATGTCTGGAATCTCAAGTCCGAAACGCCCAAACCCGCCAAGCAGGAGCCCGGTGAACCCGCGGATCACGTCCCGTTGGCACCGAGCCTGCCGCCATCCGGGCGTCTGGGCCGCATCCACGGGGCTCTTCCCTGGAAACCGGTCTGGGCCTCGGCAAACACCATCGCCTACCAGTTGAAAGTCCCCGATGCCGAAGGCGTACTGCAGCCCCAGAACCACCAATGGATCCTGGGCAAGGACTCGGCCCCATCCACTTCATCGCAGGCCAAAGGGGCGCTGTCCTGGAAGGAAGTAGATGGCATTTGGAACTTGGTGGATGGCCAGGGCCGGCCCCTGACCCGCACCCTGGCCGCGGCCTGGAACCCCGTGGCGACCCCCGATGGCAAGTGGATCTACTACACCCAGCTCAGCGCCACAGGCCTGCAGATCCGTCGGCTCGACGCCAGCCTTCCACCCCCGGAGGCGAAGCCGCTGCCACAGGACCCCGCCGCCCTGGTCAAGGATGTGGTGCTCTCGAAGGCGGACGAGCCCAGTCCGCTTCCCGCCCCGGTGGCCGTGGAAGCGCACCCCTACCGCGTGGGAGAAACCCATCAGACCTTCAGCCTGACGGGCTTCAGCGACACGCCTTCGGGCCGCAGCTATCAGATCGGGTTCGGTGGGAACGACGTGATAAATCGCCTCAACTGGCAGGTGCTCGCGGGCCTGGGCGACGGCGCGGGCCCCCGCGGCGGCATGCTGGGCGCGGCCTGGCGCGGCTGGGGCCGGGCACCCTCACTGCAGGCCTTTTCGATCCTGGAGCGCCCCTCCCGCCAGAGCGATCTTGCGGTTCAAGGCTTCGACCGTGAGCGACGTGGTGCGGAACTGGCCTTCGCGCAGGAAGATTTGGGAAGGCCGCGTTTCAGTTTCCATCCCGTGGTGGCCTTTGAGCGCATCACCCCCGCTGGCGCCGAGGCGTTTGGCCGTTCCCTGCTGGGAGGCCGCACCGCCCTGGGCAACATCTGGAGCGAGGATGACCAGGGCTTCCGCGGAGCAGCCACCCTTCAGGCCTACCAGGGACACACCGATGGTCAGAGTTGGACGCTCACCCGCGCTTCCCTCAGCGCCGGGTGGCTCAATCCCTGGGTTCCCCTCTCTGTGCGTGGGGAAGCGGGCCGCATTGGAGGCCAGCCCACTGCCTTCGATGCCTTCCACCTCGGAGGCGTGGCCACCTCCCTGCTGCCCACCACCCTGGATGCCAACCGCGTGGCCCAGGCGGCGCTGCCCGCCTATACGACCGTGGGCAATCGCTTGCAGAAGCTCCGGGGTGACCTGGGGCTCGGGGTGTTCAAGGCCTACCTGGAGCACCTCACGGTGTGGCAGGACACGGCTTCCCGGCCTTCGGCCCAGCGTGTGGCTGGTCTCGAGCTACACAGTCAGGACTTGGGCCTGCCCATGGATGTGCTTCGGCGCCTGATCGGGAACGTCTCCTTCACCGTTGGCATCCACCGGCCTCTGAATGGCGTCATGAAAGATCGTACCGTGGGGACCTTCAGCCTGATTGTGCGACCCTAGGGTTCCTCTCAGGACGCGAATGGCCTTTCTGATCGCCCTCATTCTCATCGTTCTTGTCCAGTGGTTCCACCTCCGGCTGCTGCGGCTGGAGCTGCCGGATCGTTCCCAACGGTGGCTGCCCTGGGCCCTGGGGCTGGTGCATGTGCCACTGATCGTCTTCGCCTTCATGCGGGCTGCGGGGATGAACAGCCACAACGCGCTGCCCCTGCTGCGCTCCCTCGCCCGCCTGGCCTTCTACTTCCAGGCCTTCACAGTGCTGCACCTGATCTTCGGCATGGTGGCCGAAGGGGTCTGGCGCCTGAGTTCTCCCCGCAAGAGGGACGAACCCGAGCAGGAAGAAGACACGCCTGAAGATGCTGGCCGCCGCGCCTTCCTCCGCACGGCGGCCGTGGCCAGCACCGGAGCCGCCGCCGCTTTGGGCGTGGGCGGCTCGCGGCAGGCCTATGGCGATCCCTTGATCACGCGCCTCACCTTGTCCTTCCCCGATCTGCCTGCTGGCCTGGATGGCCTCCGGCTGGCCCAACTCAGCGATCTGCACTCCGGCCCCCTGGTAGGTGCGGGCACCCTCCGCCGCTGGCGCGAACTCACCGAGCGCGAGAATCCGGAGCTGCTGCTCTTCACTGGCGATTTGGTGGACAGTCGGCCCGACGAGTTGCAGCCCTTGCTCGAGGCCTTTGCGGGATTCATTCCCCCTCTGGGCCGCTTCGCGGTGCTGGGAAACCATGATTTCTTCGACGATCCCCGCCCCATCTGGCGGGATCTGGAAAACGCTGGCATCCGCTGCCTGGAGAACGCCTCGGCCCTCATTCCGCGTCGCGGAGACACCTTGGCGATCATGGGGCTCCAGGATCCCATGGCCACCAATGGCCGCTTCCGCCGCATGGTCTTCGGACCTGGCCCCCGGCCTGCCCTGGCCGCCCGGGATCTGCCTTCGGAGGCCTTCCGCATCTGCATGAACCACCGTCCCAGCGAGTGGGAACAGGCCCTGGCGGCCGGGGCCCGGCTCACCCTTTCGGGCCACACCCACGGCGGCCAGATCAACCCCATCCCCGGTTTCAGCAGCGCCCACCTCATCGGCCCCCGCACTGAAGGGTTGTTCCGCGAAGGCGGCGATCTGCTCTACGTGAGCCGGGGCCTTGGCGTGGTGGGCCTGCCCATGCGCATCGGCGCTCCGCCGGAAATCGTCGTCATCACCTTGAAGCGCGGCTAGCGCGGGCTCTTGCGCAGAAGGGCCTGCACGTTAGCCAGAGCCTGTTGGGCGGCCTCTGGCGCCGATGCTGGCGCCTTCAGCGAGGCCTTGGCCACCCAAGGCAGGGCCCGGAGGCCGCGCAAGACGCCGGAGCACACCCGACAGAACAGCAGATGCACCCCGATGCCGAACCGGCGGTGAAAGGGCAGGGTGCCTTCGAGATACTCGGTGAGGTGGGTCTGCACGTCGTGGCAGGAGGGCAGAAGCGTCATGAACGGCCTCCCAGGACATGGTCGCGCAAGCGTGCCTGCAGCAGCACCCGGGCCCGATGGAGCCGCTGGCGCACGGTGCCCGGCGCCAGCTGGAGATGCCGGGCGATGTCCTCCATCTCCCAATCTTCCAGATCCTTCAGCACGAAGACGATGCGCTGCGAATCCGGCAGTTCATCCAGAGCCCGCATCAGGCAGTCACGCAGCTCCCCGCGTTCCACCAGATCGTGGGCCTGAGCCTCCACCTGCCATTCCGGCCGGTGATCGGTTTCCGTGTGGTGGCCCTTGGCGTCGAAGGGGCCAAGGGCCAGGGGTTCCGGACGCTCCATGTCCTGGATGCGCACCCGGCTCCGCCGGAACATCAGGGCCGCGTTCATGCAGATCTTGTAGCCCCAACTACTGAAACGGCTGCGTCCCTCGAACCGGGGCAGATCCCTGTGAATGCTCAACAGGGCATCCTGCAGCGCGTCCTGGGCGTCGGCGCTGTTGCCCAGGATGCGCAGGATGCCGTTGTGGAAGAGGGCGAGGTGGGGTTGCACGAGGTCGCCGAAGGCATCGGAGTCGCCCTGGGCGGCTCGCTGGATCAGGTCACTTTCGGTCAGGAGGGCTTCCATCATGCCGCAGCCAGTGTCAGCGGCGGCCCCACTCCCGGCAAGCGCTACTTCTTGGCGGGAGCCTTGGTTTTGGCCGCGGGCACCTTCGCAGATCCCGCCGAATCCTCGAAGAAGCCCACCAGCAGCAGATTCAGCTC
This sequence is a window from Geothrix sp. PMB-07. Protein-coding genes within it:
- a CDS encoding sigma 54-interacting transcriptional regulator → MRLELGLQVLERRADQRLAQHLLALQVIADRAQSPRHQRRLGELWPHTDTASAPTTALLVDGWLAQRGLPTWIAWEEKGALHTLGAGDPPPEGTLSRLAKDGSLAPFLQNGWVWRGHPLFWEGCPVGAVLLGQRPDTPPVPPSEPLLLAPWISDLRAQRPSASPLDPGLLLTDGSDPMASVLRELDRVAGSELPVLILGPTGSGKELAAGEVHQRSGRQGPLVAVNCSAFAEGLLESELFGHVKGAFTDAHRDRRGAIEMARGGTLFLDEVADLSPRLQSLLLRVLQEREIRRVGSDHAVKVDVRFVAATHRPMEDLAAAGSFRRDLLFRLQGAVLNLPALCERRHEFPFLLPHLTLRAAEAVKRPVPALAPGLAQALSRLPWPGNVRELLHALERAILRCEDGALRPRHFPELDVPLLQSRTWDEATRTFQRRLLLDTLQACQFRVAEAAEILGLARPALYATAKRLGIDLVAERLAKP
- the mutL gene encoding DNA mismatch repair endonuclease MutL, whose translation is MSRIRILSDQVANQIAAGEVVERPSSVLKELVENALDADARHIEVAWEEGGKRLLEVADDGSGMARDDLYLALERHATSKVRTAEDLGHLGTFGFRGEALPSIASVSRFDLTSAESEGAGHCLRSEFGVIKGVAPATRSRGTTVSVRDLFAQLPARRRFLKSTDTEHAQLWGVVARLALSSPGVHWTIRPDRGSPLVLPPVEDAGHRLAPLLGEKLGRLVPFVNGERPWQLQGFVSPPDLSFRDRNHLYLFVNGRAVRDRLLLAALSEAWSGTFAKGSYPAAVLFLELPPEAVDVNVHPTKAEVRFREPQRVFAWVRGAAEEAWAKLRGGLASVLELPPKPLDAEFELDPSRRMEPQHPRLWSDHSGGGLGAYQALASAFPASPVDRAYTYEPTPSRVAESTRQETDIRYLGAFQQTYLLAEIHGSQGPELWIVDQHVAHERVLFERLFLRRHAPAIQPLLPPQVVQVGPEALARLGPFLAELAAAGVDAEPFGSDALVVRGLPDFLVDRDPQALLEDLLERLEREGRIDLDAFRRDLNAELACRAAIKKHHGLPPELALGLIRDLLACEVPNTCPHGRPIIKKLTLEDLDRSFGRRL
- a CDS encoding metallophosphoesterase produces the protein MAFLIALILIVLVQWFHLRLLRLELPDRSQRWLPWALGLVHVPLIVFAFMRAAGMNSHNALPLLRSLARLAFYFQAFTVLHLIFGMVAEGVWRLSSPRKRDEPEQEEDTPEDAGRRAFLRTAAVASTGAAAALGVGGSRQAYGDPLITRLTLSFPDLPAGLDGLRLAQLSDLHSGPLVGAGTLRRWRELTERENPELLLFTGDLVDSRPDELQPLLEAFAGFIPPLGRFAVLGNHDFFDDPRPIWRDLENAGIRCLENASALIPRRGDTLAIMGLQDPMATNGRFRRMVFGPGPRPALAARDLPSEAFRICMNHRPSEWEQALAAGARLTLSGHTHGGQINPIPGFSSAHLIGPRTEGLFREGGDLLYVSRGLGVVGLPMRIGAPPEIVVITLKRG
- a CDS encoding RNA polymerase sigma factor — encoded protein: MMEALLTESDLIQRAAQGDSDAFGDLVQPHLALFHNGILRILGNSADAQDALQDALLSIHRDLPRFEGRSRFSSWGYKICMNAALMFRRSRVRIQDMERPEPLALGPFDAKGHHTETDHRPEWQVEAQAHDLVERGELRDCLMRALDELPDSQRIVFVLKDLEDWEMEDIARHLQLAPGTVRQRLHRARVLLQARLRDHVLGGRS